Proteins encoded by one window of Anopheles maculipalpis chromosome 2RL, idAnoMacuDA_375_x, whole genome shotgun sequence:
- the LOC126558214 gene encoding uncharacterized protein LOC126558214, with product MIWPELLLFMLIGCSSTIMLLPPGAAAAAAAEHHNMSHTKDCIRFHEQCVRCTETACIKCAEVLRIDTGECLSECPPGYGVQWSTSSEFMGRVCYPVEMSGSFRAAVVGIATGAILCVLLIIGVMAILRRRQKRKKYRESFIDGNIDRLEFLQQLDELRPQAEYFLQMLNDTRRQIRKLHLAGDIAGAATYHPVVRDLAKILILLNKPIELINAPPHDWQRLYVWAERVLDRYKPELAQLIEFLQQPSASDPRLGSSDHSTFKAAYHQHATGTDLSPSLSQKNERNLLQPELIQLQKHRTLPTMQTTHHFLGSLISLHEFDERSSHTTDTSSNHHSTTGVVSGSGAGGGGGGGGNNPFDDTFDHVRTYLSTSGMNDSSLWLQDEFFKLGFRPQDEITTEL from the coding sequence ACTGTATACGCTTTCACGAGCAATGTGTCCGCTGCACCGAAACGGCCTGCATCAAGTGTGCGGAAGTACTACGGATCGATACCGGCGAATGTCTGTCGGAATGTCCGCCCGGGTACGGTGTGCAATGGTCTACCAGCAGTGAGTTTATGGGCCGCGTCTGCTATCCGGTGGAAATGTCCGGTTCGTTCAGGGCTGCCGTCGTCGGGATCGCCACTGGTGCAATCCTGTGCGTGTTGCTGATCATCGGCGTGATGGCCATACTGAGGCGTCGCCAAAAGCGGAAAAAGTATCGCGAATCATTCATCGATGGAAACATCGACCGACTGGAGTTCCTGCAACAGTTGGATGAGCTAAGACCGCAGGCAGAATACTTTCTGCAGATGCTAAACGACACTAGGCGTCAGATACGGAAGCTGCATCTGGCCGGTGATATTGCTGGTGCCGCTACGTATCATCCGGTGGTGCGCGATCTGGCCAAGATACTGATACTGCTCAACAAACCGATCGAGCTGATCAATGCACCACCACACGATTGGCAACGGCTGTACGTGTGGGCAGAGCGTGTGCTCGACCGTTACAAGCCGGAGCTGGCCCAGCTGATCGAGTTCCTGCAGCAACCGTCTGCCTCCGATCCGCGGCTCGGTTCGTCGGATCATTCCACCTTTAAGGCGGCCTACCATCAGCATGCAACCGGTACGGACCTCTCGCCCAGCTTGAGCCAGAAGAACGAGCGTAACCTGCTGCAGCCGGAATTGATTCAGCTGCAAAAGCATCGGACACTGCCGACGATGCAGACTACGCACCATTTCTTGGGCTCGCTCATAAGTTTGCACGAGTTCGACGAACGATCGTCGCACACGACCGACACTAGCTCCAATCACCACTCAACGACCGGTGTGGTGAGCGGGAGTGGTGCGGGTGGAGGCGGAGGGGGAGGCGGCAATAATCCGTTCGACGATACGTTCGATCACGTTCGCACCTACCTGTCCACGTCCGGGATGAACGACAGTTCGCTATGGTTACAGGACGAGTTTTTCAAGCTGGGCTTCCGGCCACAGGATGAAATCACGACCGAGCTGTAA
- the LOC126558674 gene encoding mediator of RNA polymerase II transcription subunit 27 — MNLEPINNALSQLRVLRSSVGQVFETLGTGLRTDHGEEGKEQKFLQELQELLNSVNANLKDFESCINDLTPSQTPLNLANTAYLSLETNLERQALYPHLVQSYKWHDKLHEYSTFASTLLQQNSLKRSYYTNTKRRRSLPSSHLATPQMVENLIGSIHYNNMNLKIARPFMTNAILHITIARVLRAAVILKGLLIEWVTVKGYEESLLDGVDEQWTESRHQVFRKVQDHAHSAMLHFFSPTLPELAIRSFITWFRSYVTLFADPCKKCGKHLHNTLPPTWRDLRTLEPFHEECKQ; from the exons ATGAATTTAGAGCCTATAAATAATGCTTTGTCTCAGTTGCGCGTTTTGCGATCGAGTGTTGGTCAAGTTTTCGAAACACTCGGAACGGGATTGCGTACGGATCATGGCGAAGAAGGGAAGGAGCAGAAGTTTCTTCAAGAGCTGCAGGAGCTGCTCAACTCCGTCAACGCAAACCTCAA AGACTTTGAATCCTGCATCAACGATCTGACTCCGTCGCAAACGCCGCTCAATCTTGCCAACACAGCTTACCTCTCGCTAGAGACAAACCTCGAACGACAAGCACTGTATCCGCATCTGGTGCAAAGCTACAAATGGCATGATAAACTGCACGAATACAGCACGTTCGCCTCGACGCTGCTGCAGCAAAACTCACTGAAACGCTCGTACTACACCAACACCAAGCGCAGACGTTCGCTACCATCGAGCCACCTGGCCACGCCGCAGATGGTGGAAAATCTGATCGGAAGCATTCACTATAACAACATGAACCTGAAGATTGCGCGCCCATTCATGACGAATGCGATACTGCAT attACGATAGCACGTGTTTTGCGAGCTGCAGTTATACTGAAGGGACTACTGATCGAATGGGTAACGGTGAAAGGATACGAGGAGTCCCTGCTGGATGGTGTGGATGAGCAGTGGACCGAATCAAGGCATCAAGTTTTCCGGAAGGTACAGGACCATGCACATTCGGCAATGCTGCACTTTTTCTCACCCACCCTGCCCGAGCTGGCCATACGAAGCTTTATA ACATGGTTCAGAAGCTACGTTACACTGTTTGCTGATCCGTGTAAAAAGTGTGGAAAGCATCTTCACAATACGTTACCTCCGACCTGGCGAGATTTGAGAACGTTGGAGCCGTTCCATGAAGAGTGCAAGCAGTAG
- the LOC126560051 gene encoding vacuolar protein sorting-associated protein 11 homolog, whose protein sequence is MAIFEVMTMASVTILQKVVNSSLLSYISQWRKFNFFDLRQGVDKDNVSGALQGAKITATANGTSLIVICDSNGYIHTFSRTWSVISFKGHEGSILLCDIAKPNNLLVTVGEDINGPSFKVWNLSKVSAANGAQCLRTVRTMVSVPTALAVSEGGQFMAIGFAQGNISLYRGDISRDRSKTLKQLTAGTSDIVGIAFKHCHKHTQMFVCSSSGVYLYNLHSRDKEIRVILATIKKPVGCCALQTGHNEGHFMVGLDDAVYCYTSDGRGPCYALDGSKTLLHWYRSHLLVVMRNPRSPGGFNLTVIDIQNKFIVFTSPIEEVSAILTEFGTCYILTEAKQVLHLDEKDLQSKLNVLFKKNLYDIAVRIAKCNQYDAEGLAGIFKQYGDHLYSKGDFAGAVEQYAKTIGHLEPSYVIQRFLDARHIHFLTDYLQTIHAQGRATADHTTLLLNCFTRLDRTTQLKEFLKNDQKSNLFDIDVAIKVCRDASYVDEALQLAKAHRKHDACLSILTEDMGQFEEALSYIESLACTDAERIIKRYGSVLMSNCPSRTIVLLKKLCTEHATKRDSTQGRDALTVADLLSDVNLNDERGHGNPEEFIHLFDDTELLIDFLEHLIRFVPASSQSVYSALIEHYLYKWKESPVVEEKLLDLLKYNTERYDKNHALAQCRVYEFWPGVMYLYEEDKLYHLIIRHYLRHRQYDELLACCRKLAHNNASLWLLTLNGLKNDAQAPAHLFNQILQVISQKRLQAPLQVLDCLAVENGPTFLSVKDYFMQVFQKEQDTIRSEEEQARTYREESASIKRYIKHLQEGNVEFQNTTCDACKQPLSMPALFFLCKHSYHQDCIRSYTDTERDCPVCNKNNIQLIEALRAQSEARDQHEMFHDLLDRSPEPFSVVADYFGRGLFNKLLIVEEGDPQMDIVEQPKQPEGAKATSSTATYEPRTAVTQPAPYASEARLRQEEGRSAQIRIESQESEMRLRVMEQERIRQRQQAATIAQQQMKLRDDRSPKMQSPYGSPRPAAMPDLSRQVLNPFEKANVPISSAKDIAKIPIASTARNPFDEDETTGGYDSTKNPFDEGKPSKTDRSAAAKNPFEEEYDSKLDPFAE, encoded by the exons ATGGCTATATTCGAGGTGATGACGATGGCCAGTGTAACAATACTGCAGAAAGTTGTAAATTCCTCCCTTCTTTCGTATATTTCACAGTGGCGCAAGTTCAACTTTTTCGACCTCCGTCAGGGAGTGGATAAAGATAACGTATCCGGGGCGTTACAGGGCGCAAAGATTACTGCAACGGCAAACGGTACCAGCTTGATAGTGATATGCGATTCGAACGGATATATTCACACATTCAGCCGCACTTGGTCGGTGATCAGCTTCAAGGGCCACGAAGGCTCGATACTGCTGTGCGACATAGCGAAACCGAACAATCTGCTCGTGACGGTGGGCGAAGACATTAACGGTCCATCATTTAAGGTATGGAACCTATCGAAAGTGTCCGCCGCCAATGGTGCACAATGTTTGCGTACGGTGCGCACGATGGTATCGGTTCCGACGGCGCTGGCCGTCTCGGAGGGCGGCCAGTTTATGGCGATCGGATTTGCCCAGGGCAATATATCACTGTACCGTGGTGACATAAGCCGGGATCGATCGAAAACACTGAAGCAGCTTACGGCCGGTACGAGCGACATTGTTGGCATCGCGTTCAAGCActgccacaaacacacgcaaatgTTTGTCTGCTCCAGCTCGGGCGTGTATCTGTACAATCTGCACAGCCGCGACAAGGAGATACGCGTGATACTGGCTACGATCAAGAAACCGGTCGGTTGCTGTGCGTTACAGACCGGACACAACGAGGGCCACTTTATGGTGGGACTGGACGACGCAGTGTACTGCTACACCTCGGACGGTCGTGGTCCGTGCTATGCGCTCGACGGCTCGAAAACGCTGCTCCACTGGTACCGGTCCCatttgctggtggtgatgcGCAATCCGAGAAGTCCGGGTGGCTTTAATCTTACCGTGATCGATATACAGAACAAGTTTATCGTGTTCACGTCGCCGATCGAGGAAGTATCGGCGATCCTAACCGAATTTGGCACCTGTTACATACTGACCGAGGCCAAACAGGTGCTTCATCTCGATGAGAAAGATCTGCAGAGCAAGCTGAACGTGTTGTTCAAGAAAAATCTGTACGACATTGCGGTGCGTATTGCAAAGTGCAACCAGTACGATGCCGAAGGTTTGGCGGGCATTTTCAAGCAGTATGGTGACCATCTGTACAGTAAGGGCGATTTTGCCGGTGCAGTGGAACAGTATGCGAAAACTATTGGCCATCTGGAGCCGTCGTACGTGATACAGCGCTTCCTAGACGCTCGGCACATCCACTTTCTGACGGATTATCTGCAAACTATACACGCACAGGGACGAGCGACGGCGGATCATACGACGCTGCTCCTTAACTGTTTCACCAGGCTCGACCGGACGACCCAGTTgaaggaatttttgaaaaacgatCAAAAGTCTAATCTGTTCGATATCGACGTAGCGATCAAGGTGTGTCGCGATGCATCGTACGTTGACGAAGCGCTCCAGCTGGCAAAAGCGCACCGGAAGCATGACGCTTGCCTGAGCATTCTGACGGAAGACATGGGCCAGTTTGAAGAAGCTTTAAGCTACATCGAATCACTTGCTTGTACCGACGCAGAACGGATCATAAAACGGTACGGTTCGGTACTGATGAGCAACTGTCCCTCGAGAACGATAGTACTGCTGAAGAAACTGTGCACAGAGCATGCTACCAAACGGGACTCGACGCAGGGTAGGGACGCACTAACGGTAGCGGACCTACTGTCCGATGTGAATCTAAACGATGAACGTGGCCACGGCAATCCGGAAGAGTTTATCCATCTGTTTGACGATACGGAGCTGTTGATCGATTTCCTGGAGCACCTGATACGGTTCGTGCCTGCCAGCAGCCAGTCTGTGTACAGTGCGCTGATCGAGCATTATCTCTACAAATGGAAGGAAAGCCCGGTGGTGGAAGAAAAGTTGCTGGATCTGTTAAAATACAACACGGAACGGTACGACAAAAATCATGCCCTGGCACAGTGCCGCGTGTACGAGTTTTGGCCGGGCGTGATGTATCTGTATGAGGAGGACAAGCTTTACCATCTCATCATACGGCACTATCTGAGGCATCGGCAGTACGACGAGCTGTTGGCGTGCTGCCGCAAGCTGGCCCACAACAATGCCTCGCTGTGGCTGCTTACACTAAATGGCCTTAAAAATGACGCGCAAGCTCCGGCACATTTGTTTAATCAGATACTGCAAGTGATTT CACAAAAAAGACTTCAAGCACCGTTGCAAGTGTTGGACTGTTTGGCTGTAGAGAATGGTCCCACTTTCCTCTCGGTGAAGGACTACTTTATGCAGGTGTTCCAAAAAGAGCAGGACACGATCCGTAGCGAGGAGGAGCAAGCGCGAACCTATAGGGAAGAATCGGCCTCTATCAAAAGATACATCAAGCATCTGCAGGAGGGCAACGTGGAGTTTCAAAACACAACCTGTGATGCGTGCAAACAGCCACTATCGATGCCGGCCCTATTTTTCCTCTGTAAACATTCCTACCATCAAGA CTGCATTCGAAGCTACACCGATACGGAGCGGGATTGTCCTGTGTGCAATAAGAACAACATCCAGCTGATCGAGGCGTTACGCGCACAGAGCGAGGCGCGCGATCAGCACGAAATGTTTCACGATCTACTCGACCGCTCGCCGGAACCATTTTCCGTTGTGGCGGACTATTTCGGGCGAGGCCTATTCAACAAGTTGCTTATCGTCGAGGAAGGAGATCCACAAATGGAT ATTGTGGAACAACCGAAACAACCAGAAGGAGCAAAGGCTACTAGCTCTACTGCAACGTACGAACCACGCACTGCAGTTACACAACCTGCCCCTTACGCTAGCGAAGCAAGACTCCGCCAGGAAGAGGGTCGATCGGCCCAGATTCGTATCGAATCGCAAGAAAGTGAGATGCGCCTCCGGGTAATGGAACAGGAACGTATCAGACAACGTCAGCAGGCAGCCACAATCGCCCAACAGCAGATGAAGCTGCGTGACGATCGCAGTCCAAAGATGCAATCACCCTACGGTAGTCCACGGCCGGCGGCCATGCCTGATCTAAGCAGGCAGGTACTGAATCCATTCGAAAAAGCAAACGTTCCAATCAGCAGTGCGAAAGATATCGCAAAAATACCGATCGCCAGCACGGCACGCAATCCGTTCGATGAGGACGAAACGACGGGTGGCTATGATAGTACCAAAAATCCGTTTGACGAAGGAAAACCATCAAAAACGGATCGATCCGCCGCTGCCAAAAATCCGTTCGAGGAGGAGTACGACAGTAAGTTGGATCCGTTTGCGGAGTAG
- the LOC126558901 gene encoding dolichyldiphosphatase 1-like: MSSPDMLLPSEPNLNEWQPITLTLVEYPKGDLVGKLLAWISLAPLGIGAGFVALILFRRDLHTIVFFLGTLVNECLNILLKHWIKEPRPMSRAQIWTEYGMPSSHSQFMCFFATYVLLFIFIRLHHINNSNSARFERLVRLLVLAICWAAAFLVCFGRIYLMYHTLSQVLVGALVGTVMGALWFLLTHFILTPYFPMVVLWRVSELFLLRDTTLIPNILWFEYTVTRHEARARSRKLVSMKSQ, from the exons ATGTCCTCACCCGATATGCTGCTTCCGAGCGAACCAAACCTAAACGAATGGCAACCCATCACACTCACGCTGGTAGAATATCCTAAAG GTGATCTGGTCGGTAAGCTACTAGCCTGGATTAGCCTAGCGCCGCTCGGTATCGGTGCCGGCTTTGTGGCATTAATACTGTTCCGGCGGGATCTGCACACCATCGTGTTCTTTCTCGGGACACTGGTAAATGAGTGTCTAAACATCCTGCTAAAGCACTGGATAAAAGAACCGCGACCGATGTCGCGGGCCCAAATATGGACTGAGTATGGTATGCCTTCGTCGCACTCACAgtttatgtgcttttttgcCACATACGTACTACTGTTCATCTTTATAAG ACTGCATCACATAAACAATAGTAATAGCGCAAGGTTCGAGCGACTTGTACGGCTGCTGGTGCTTGCCATCTGCTGGGCGGCAGCATTTCTCGTCTGTTTCGGCAGGATCTATCTGATGTACCACACACTGTCCCAGGTGTTGGTTGGCGCACTCGTTGGTACGGTGATGGGTGCGCTATGGTTCCTGCTGACACACTTCATACTCACGCCCTACTTCCCGATGGTGGTACTGTGGCGCGTGTCGGAACTGTTCCTTCTACGAGATACCACACTCATACCGAACATCCTGTGGTTCGAGTACACGGTAACGCGGCACGAAGCGCGGGCCCGATCGCGGAAGCTGGTGAGCATGAAATCTCAGTGA
- the LOC126559230 gene encoding translationally-controlled tumor protein homolog: MKIWKDVFTGDEMFSDTYKVKLVDDVMYEVYGKHVSRTLGDVQLDGANPSAEEADEGTEAATETGVDIVLNHRLVETGFSDKKQFTTYLKDYMKKLVTRLEEKSPGDVEVFKTNINKVMKDLLGRFKDLQFFTGESMDCEGLIAMLEYRDIDGDSVPVLLCFKHGLEEEKF; encoded by the exons atgaaaatctgGAAGGATGTATTCACCG GGGACGAAATGTTCTCCGATACGTACAAGGTGAAGCTGGTGGACGATGTGATGTACGAGGTGTACGGCAAGCACGTCTCCCGCACCTTGGGCGATGTGCAGCTGGATGGTGCCAACCCGTCCGCTGAGGAAGCCGACGAAGGTACGGAGGCGGCCACCGAAACCGGTGTGGATATCGTCCTGAACCACCGTCTGGTTGAAACCGGATTTTCTGATAAGAAGCAGTTCACCACCTACCTGAAGGACTACATGAAGAA GCTTGTCACCCGGCTGGAAGAGAAATCGCCCGGCGATGTGGAAGTCTTCAAGACGAATATCAACAAAGTAATGAAGGATCTGCTCGGTCGCTTCAAGGACCTGCAGTTCTTCACCGGTGAATCGATGGACTGCGAAGGTCTGATCGCCATGTTGGAGTACCGTGATATCGATGGCGATTCTGTACCCGTTCTGCTTTGCTTCAAGCACGGTCTGGAGGAGGAGAAGTTCTAA
- the LOC126559860 gene encoding SRR1-like protein, producing the protein MSVIDTVANELDFKLVVTKKGRHRKPRNYRQAVPGQLSEAESSKFCRETIITQLQSAETDISQSGFFRECLETVRPVLAGVKNIICLGLGNFHQCAIARYQLAFIRCLREQTNLAVRAQFFDPVFSRSEVETLHTLGETVLHENLEGKYSAERKTLFFLPHCPKQIVNNLLWRNWDPNRLANIVLLCNSFSTVVNNNPDRLLRVNAGYILRAVNLFREVPLRNNFRFTDIFNDTSLHYLGAIEEVQTPIDWKCTEEPLYERNDLELISKEVVASLEFS; encoded by the exons ATGAGTGTGATCGATACCGTCGCTAACGAACTGGACTTTAAATTAGTTGTAACGAAGAAAGGAAGGCATCGCAAACCAAGAAACTATCGGCAAGCAGTCCCTGGCCAACTTTCTGAAGCAGAAAGTTCCAAATTTTGCCGGGAAACCATCAT CACACAATTGCAAAGTGCCGAGACGGACATTTCACAGTCGGGTTTTTTCCGCGAGTGTTTGGAAACCGTACGACCGGTACTGGCCGGTGTAAAAAACATCATCTGTCTTGGTTTGGGCAACTTTCACCAGTGTGCTATCGCACGGTATCAGCTAGCATTTATTCGGTGCTTACGAGAGCAGACGAATCTCGCCGTTAGAGCACAATTTTTCGACCCAGTGTTTAGCAGATCGGAGGTGGAAACATTGCACACCCTTGGGGAGACCGTTTTGCACGAGAATCTTGAAGGCAAGTATAGTGCCGAACGCAAAACACTTTTCTTCCTGCCACACTGCCCGAAACAGATCGTAAACAATCTGCTGTGGCGCAATTGGGATCCGAACCGTTTGGCGAATATTGTTCTGCTTTGCAACAGCTTCAGTACGGTGGTGAATAATAATCCCGATCGGTTGCTACGAGTCAACGCAGGCTACATTCTACGAGCGGTAAACTTGTTTCGGGAAGTTCCGCTTCGAAATAATTTTCGCTTCACGGACATATTCAACGATACGTCGCTTCATTATCTGGGCGCAATCGAAGAGGTCCAAACGCCCATCGATTGGAAGTGCACCGAGGAACCGTTATACGAACGCAACGATTTAGAGCTCATCTCGAAGGAGGTTGTGGCAAGTCTCGAGTTTTCGTAA
- the LOC126559484 gene encoding protein FMC1 homolog: MATSAVRAAGSSRTLKQLLSELKAIRSSEGAGAYSLASKYITEQYRRFETTEQQHCRAKEELQFTAETYRCYLESLRKLKDLNESYRGKGERSIRETADMVGFKLPHDPK; encoded by the coding sequence ATGGCAACCAGTGCTGTCCGTGCAGCAGGTAGCAGCAGAACGCTGAAGCAACTGTTATCCGAGCTGAAAGCCATCCGTTCCAGTGAAGGTGCCGGTGCATACTCGCTGGCCAGCAAGTACATAACGGAGCAGTATCGACGGTTCGAAACAACCGAACAGCAGCACTGTCGAGCGAAGGAGGAACTACAATTTACCGCCGAGACGTATCGCTGCTATCTGGAAAGCTTGCGCAAGCTGAAAGATTTAAACGAAAGCTACCGGGGTAAAGGCGAACGAAGCATTCGCGAGACAGCGGACATGGTTGGCTTTAAGTTGCCGCACGATCCAAAGTAG
- the LOC126557208 gene encoding flap endonuclease GEN — MGVKDLWNLLTPHMERKPLFELSNKVVAIDLSGWVCESLNVVDYFVHPRFYLRNLFFRTCYLLQTGITPVFVLEGTAPPLKYGVIVKRNQMQFRGARPKKITNCDKASASSQATATEKPGKPPVEQKRNRFHYVLKQCEELLSAMGLVCVQAPGEAEALCAYLNRDNLIHGVISQDSDCFAYGAVRVFRNFCASQSGGSVEIYDLSRLNGPNGLRLGQEKIVAMALLSGCDYCPAGVVGVGREMVTRFISCYNDGEILSRIRSWRKTADRLTELEIRAEDKNICTDCGHVGRQLQHRKAGCLDCRIKPGCNESRWKEQRCNIKTELDIKRKALKDPDFPHEPIINEFLTRPCELPALDLSWRQPNLVKFINSLSTYLQWNELYCFQKLLPLFTRWQVYEKKHPTAKRSNVYLEPDFIKKKRSPKGIASYEIVWKDAQNMFGGLIPQEQIDCYLVEAGNTLESLWSTIEPHDLVQEAYPELVEAFVATKTKASRKKKATTNTDGPQEKPKRKPAVRKVKGHVPLKDFLAKANSKKRTTADVVVLNGGSDCENQPNLLNQSSEEEMDPVDHFLNFTAELEAIAEDRTANDTFNSSAVLDRLCRTNYLEQALAEYMQIIETEKRSTALQDLLSQSVALLPSMEPTVNSPDDDDNDVQRRIVLKRDILNASVGGTGQLNQSISQLTCKKKRMSFFFEPLDIPPPDQQDYDLETEQMDMFECSLMLKDQVVVVPCDQGDASDINQTIIYDIDF; from the exons ATGGGCGTAAAAGATTTATGGAACCTGCTAACTCCGCACATGGAGCGAAAGCCACTGTTCGAGCTGAGCAATAAGGTGGTTGCGATCGATCTTTCCGGATGGGTGTGCGAAAGCTTGAACGTTGTTGACTATTTTGTGCATCCACGGTTTTATCTTCG GAACTTATTCTTTCGCACATGCTATCTACTGCAAACTGGCATCACCCCTGTTTTCGTGCTGGAAGGTACCGCACCACCGTTAAAGTACGGAGTGATCGTAAAGCGCAATCAGATGCAGTTTCGAGGCGCTCGTCCAAAAAAGATTACCAACTGTGATAAAGCATCGGCTTCCAGTCAGGCTACTGCTACGGAAAAGCCCGGTAAACCACCGGTGGAACAGAAACGGAACCGATTTCACTACGTCCTGAAACAATGCGAGGAACTGCTGAGTGCGATGGGCCTAGTATGCGTGCAAGCTCCGGGAGAAGCGGAAGCTCTCTGCGCCTACCTTAATCGTGACAATCTCATCCACGGTGTGATTAGTCAAGATTcggattgtttcgcttacGGTGCGGTACGAGTGTTTCGCAACTTTTGCGCCTCCCAGAGCGGTGGTTCAGTGGAGATTTACGATTTGAGTCGACTCAACGGTCCCAACGGGCTTCGTTTGGGTCAGGAAAAGATCGTTGCGATGGCACTATTGTCCGGGTGCGATTACTGTCCGGCCGGTGTGGTGGGTGTGGGCAGAGAAATGGTTACACGATTCATATCCTGTTACAATGATGGCGAAATTTTGTCCAGGATACGTTCCTGGCGCAAAACAGCCGATCGGCTGACGGAGCTAGAAATACGAGCAGAGGACAAAAACATTTGCACCGACTGTGGACACGTGGGCAGGCAGCTGCAGCACCGTAAAGCTGGCTGCTTGGATTGTCGCATCAAGCCAGGATGTAATGAGTCGCGCTGGAAGGAGCAACGATGTAATATTAAAACCGAGCTGGATATTAAACGGAAAGCGCTGAAAGATCCGGACTTTCCGCACGAACCGATAATAAACGAGTTTCTGACCAGACCTTGCGAATTGCCAGCGCTAGATTTATCATGGCGGCAGCCAAATTTGGTAAAGTTTATT AACAGCTTGTCCACCTATCTACAGTGGAATGAGCTATACTGCTTTCAAAAGCTGCTTCCACTGTTCACACGCTGGCAAGTGTATGAAAAGAAGCATCCGACGGCCAAACGTTCCAACGTGTACCTCGAACCGGATTTCATCAAGAAAAAACGTTCTCCGAAAGGTATCGCTAGCTATGAAATTGTGTGGAAAGATGCACAAAACATGTTTGGTGGACTAATTCCCCAGGAACAAATTGATTGCTATCTGGTCGAAGCGGGCAATACGCTGGAGAGCTTGTGGAGCACGATCGAACCGCACGACCTGGTGCAGGAAGCGTATCCGGAATTGGTGGAAGCGTTTGTAGCaaccaaaacgaaagcaaGTAGGAAGAAAAAGGCGACCACCAACACTGATGGGCCACAAGAGAAGCCAAAAAGGAAGCCAGCTGTAAGAAAAGTTAAAGGTCACGTCCCATTAAAGGATTTCCTTGCCAAAGCGAACAGCAAGAAGAGAACCACAGCGGATGTGGTGGTACTAAATGGTGGAAGCGATTGTGAAAATCAACCCAATCTCCTGAATCAATCATCAGAGGAAGAAATGGATCCGGTTGACCATTTCCTAAACTTTACCGCCGAACTGGAAGCCATCGCAGAGGATCGTACTGCCAACGATACCTTCAATTCGTCCGCCGTGCTTGATCGACTGTGCCGTACGAACTATCTAGAGCAAGCTCTGGCTGAGTACATGCAAATaatcgaaacggaaaaaagaagTACAGCGTTGCAGGACCTACTGTCACAAAGTGTGGCACTGTTACCGTCAATGGAACCAACCGTGAACTCgccagatgatgatgataatgacgtGCAGCGCCGAATTGTTCTGAAACGAGACATACTCAATGCATCCGTAGGTGGTACTGGCCAACTAAATCAATCCATTAGTCAGCTGACGTGTAAAAAGAAGCGTATGAGTTTCTTCTTCGAACCGCTGGATATTCCACCACCAGACCAGCAAGACTATGATCTCGAAACGGAGCAGATGGATATGTTCGAGTGTTCGCTAATGCTTAAGGATCAAGTTGTGGTCGTTCCGTGCGATCAAGGTGATGCTAGTGATATCAACCAAACGATCATATACGATATCGATTTTTAG